The DNA region gtgaccgacctcacaaatgctcgtggctgaatggaagccagtccctgcagcaatgttccaacatctagtggaaagccttcccagaagagtggaggctgataTAGCAACAaaaggggaaccaactccatattaatggccatgattttaaaatgagatgttcgacaagcaggtgtccacatacttttggtcatatagtgtatttAGTCACTTCTGGTTAGACAGTTTCAGGAAAATGACACAAAAATACTTTTTAACTCTTAACAAACTgcatgataatttatttatttttaatagtgAAACTATTACAAATGTATTTTTTACTTCAAATAACTTGAATTAGCAGTACAGGAATCATTGTGCTGTCCTAAAAAGACATTAGTTCAGAGACCCAGGGAAATGTGACCAAATGTTGTCCTAATTTGAACAGATTAATTGTTCAAAAAGGTCAGTTAGGCCTTCAATGTCTGATCAATGTCTGATCATCACAGCACCAATCAAAATATATCAAATAGATTTCCTTTACCGCATTGCTTGCCTCTAATTTTTCATCAAAACAgggaacaaataataataaataatgaaAGTTGCAAGGTCTGAAAACACCCCGTTCCCACTTCTGTGATACAGATCTGAAGGGACCGGATGGGATTAAGTTTAGGGGGagcttccaccatattgcttCCACCCATCCACTTCCTTCAGATCTGTCAACTCTGATGGGGTAGGGGCTAGAGAAATGATCTAGTCAATGCTTGTTTTCGGACAAGGCTATGTTACGATACACCCGAGAGCCCCTCTGTTGAACCCAGCTAAGCCTGCATGAGCAGGTGCAGCCGTTGACGGGCGATGGCAGAGTTCATGGTCCACAGGAACTCTGCCAGCTTTCCTTTGAGCAGCTCCTCCATGGGAACAAACTGCAGTAGCTGTCTCTGGCCACCAAGAGGCAGACTGTCagtgtcctcctcctccctggcCAGGCAGCCCATACGCTCCTGCAGGTCACTGAGGTGGGGAAGGAGTCGAGCGGCAGCCTCTGGACAGAACCCCACACATACCAGCACCGCCCCCGCAGCACCTGGAGGAGAAGGACACCTGAAGGTGACGGAGCGGAAGGACAGGTGGAGGCAAAGGACGGTTGCCGCGGTTACGCGGGTGAAGGCGGAGAGGAGGGGCAGGATGAGGGCGTTGCCGGGTCCCATGCGGTGCAGGGAGAGCAGGACGCAGTCCAGCAGGTCTCTCTGATACTGCGGCTCCCCGTCATGCAGAGTAGTGCGCCCCGTAGGTGGGAACGACGGCTCCGAACAGAACTCCAGCACCAACCCCCCAGCCTGCTCCTCACAATCCCCCCACCACGACGCTCTGCCAAAGACTAGGCACTTTCTGTTTCCCTCGCCATTGCAGGGAGTGATGTCACATAGGGCTGCCACCTCTGAGAGGATGGAGGAGGTACCAACCATTGGGCAGGAGCTACAGGGAGGGACCAGAGTCCAGGCAGCTGACCCGTCCATGCCTGAGCCTAGGGAAGCCTGCTCCAAGGCTTCATTGAGGTGGTTCAACAGACCCCCATCACAGAATGGTGAGTTCCTGACTGCAGGGAGGGCCGCCCCCACTACCACAAACCAGGTGTCCATGTGGCATTCTTCCAGCGGCCCTGCCAGCACACAGCCTGCCCCCGTGTCCTCGGGGCAGTGCCCTTCCACCCAGGCAGCATAGCGGCCCTTCCCAACACGCTCCTTCCAGCCCAGGGCCTGCAGCTCCCTCCGCTGGTTAAAGGAGCCCATCTGATTCTTCTGGCCCAGGGGCCTCCGACCCATAACGCTGCAACACGCTGGGGCCACTGTGTTACGAGACAACCAGTGGGCCCGTGGCAGAGAACTCACCTACACACAGGAACAGGAAAGCCTGGCTTGAAAATTGTTATGCAgaactttgtatttgtattaaACAATTTACTGATACTAAATGAAAGATCCACACAAGAAAAATCCAGGATATGGCCATCTGTCACTGAATATCTCATATTATACTCATCAATAATTATTCTGAAATTGTAGATCATTATCCTAGCACTTTATATAATGTCTAACTATGGTCAAAGGGCATCAGCAAACTTTTATCAAGCTATAGGCTTCGCTATCTACTTTAATTAACTTTGCCACTCTTACCTGGAAGCGCTGCAGGTAGTCCTGAGCAGTGCAGTCCCTGATGTATTCCAGTCGTTGCTTCTGCTTCTCATTCAGGCCCTCAAACAATCTCAGGTTTTCCCCAATCGTCCCTGTCTGCAGGGCATGGAAGTAGGAGCACGCCTGCTCATGTTGCGCCAGGAACGACTGTGGGAGGAGCCGGCTGGGGAACAGGGCCTCACGGgcagccaggtccggcccgtaGTGACGGATCAGCTTAGACAGCAGGGGCCTCACAGCCTCCTTACCATTGTAGTGCAGACAGACAACGTACACCTCAGAGTTCCCTGCCTTGCTGGTGGCCGGTTTGAAGACGCTGACGGAGCAGAAGCAGCAGTTTAACAGGTAGAGCAGGCAGACGGAGGAGTGCTCATACATAGTAAACATCTTCAGTACAAACGAGCCGCCTGGGCCCAGAAGGAAGAGTGCGGCCGCAGCCTCGCAGTAGTGCAGCGACGCCACCAGGGCCTCCTGCTCATCAGGGCTCCCCTGGCAGTCAAAGCTCCCGTCCGCCGTCACCACGTCAATTCTGCGCATGTTACCCACAAAGCCCTGCAGCTCCAGCAGGTGCCTCTGGCTCATGATGTCTCCTGTGTTGTCTGAGCCAAAGAACCACCAGGGCAGCGTGTTGGCGATGAGGCGGTCGTCTGTGATGGTGGTGCCGCCTCCGTTGGCCTCGTGGTAGGGATTGAGTGTGTTGGCTGCCCAACTCCAGTCACAGTAGCGCGTGTGCTCGCTGGTTTTGAGGTAGTGGTTCAGAGCGGTGATGAAGGCCCCTGGAGCCTCACACAGGTGAACAGTGTTCAGCTCACCGCTCTCCAACGCCTCCTCTGGCAGAAGGTTGAAGGTGCCCAGGATCTCATAGAACTTGCACCAGGCCTGAGTGCAGATCTCGGCATTGGCGGCAGCTCGCACAGTAGCAATGACCTTCCCAGCACGGTTTGTGGAATTGGTATGCTGGTGCCAGACTTCCAGATCCTTATCGCTAAGTCGGTTCTTCACCTCATTTAGAGACGTCTTCAGGGTCTGCAGGAGGACGTGTTCCTGGGCTGGGTGTCTCAGTGCTTCACTGGGGTCTGGGATATACCACTCCCCATTGGCCGGTTTGACGTATGTCCTGACTTTATTGAAGAGTTCTCTGACCTCTGCAACCACTTCCGGGTCAAAGGCCTCCACATCGGTGGGCTGCTGCCTGCCAGCTTTCCTCCTCGCTCCCCGGCCCCAACTCATCCTCTCCACCGGACGCCCTGAAGCAAAAACAACAGGGAGGGAGCTCCGCTGAGACAACAACCAATTTGTGATTTGATGACATCCAATGCTATACAATGCATGCGTGCCCTGCTTACACTGCATAATGTAGATTATATCAGGAAAATGTATACAATGCATGCGTGCCCTGCTTACACTGCATAATATAGATTATATCaggaaaatgtattttatttacaCTCGTATTTGTTAACTTttttacagtagctagctaccttGCTTGTTTACTGTACAAGCACTTCCATAATAGGTACGTTACACGTTTACAACCTTACGGTCGTTACCTTTTGTTTGTAACTTAAAAGTTTCCCGCCGGTCATAATGCTAACTTTGTTCCATGGTCGTAAACTACACAACTCAGATTCCTGAGCACCGcagctcgttgagaagagtaagaactttacgtgctttcacgtcagtctccaataacaccagaaaaagtcgctagtcgctttattgaaaatgtgtcgctagaggggtctgaaaagttggcaacactggctgtGTTTGGTTTGTTCCAAGAGTGAGACAGATGTGATTTCCCCTCCCAACAATGAGGCTTCTTCGGTGAGGTTTAACGGCAGTTGGCGTCCATTATGTTGCATTACTGCCCCCAACTGGACAATAGATCCATTACACTTTAGGATACAGAATGGGAAAGGGGAAccagatgtaaaaaaaaacatgttttattaccCTACCAACAAACCCTATACTCATTAAAACCCATCACCTTATTCCACTACTTTAACCCTATCTGATCCTACCCCAGGCCAACAGCCTAAGAGGAGGggacactaccactcaacacatgATGTAACTCTTCAGGAAGTTGAATCTCATacccccaagtacttctctgcagctgccaccacaacatctattttctgtgacttacaTTTCATCTCTGcggtacaattgacaaccattgctatgaacgctaagaagccaaccttactgaaacaTACTATCACTCATTGCCCTATtcctggcacagatctactattcACAGGGAACCTCTCAGCATCCTTCACCCTTGATCCACCCTACTCCTTGATCcaccctcctctactttcttcaatgcctcagcatacgacaccttctgcactactctaaccctggccACCTCAACTTGCCTCTCTCACACCGGACAactccgatccccagcaacatgaggTGCTGCTGCTGATTCTTCTTCTTTGGGGGTTCTTCTTCTTTAGGATTGGGTTGGCGGATCACATCCATCTTAAAGTTGCATAAACTGCCACCTGCCACCAGTCACGGCCTACCTACATTACATTCTCTTCATTACTCCTGTTCCAAAAATTTTTTTTACAATTGCACCACCAACTAAccttacacctatataccactatttcaTAAAAATATAAATCAGCACCCCattaactcttctgcagtaaaatctcaTACACCCAGGTACTTCTCTGCAGTTGCCACCTATactcattaaaaacccactacACCATTCCACTACTTTTACCATATATTCTCCTTCCCATGCCAACAGCCTGGGAGGACAGGACACCacccctcaacacaccctgtaactcttctgaagttaAATCTCATATACCCAAAAAATTTATATACCCACAAATCTACTACTCactgggatcctctcaggatccttcacccttgacccatcctcctccactttcttcactgcctcagcatatgacaccctctgcactactctgactctagccacctcaacctgcctctcttgaACTGGAcacttctgatccccagcaacatgagcacccccacaattgacacacacaactttatccaccgaaacttcacaatcctctgtcccatgccctcctgcacacttaccacatcttggaatctccctcctacacactgctgcaacatgaccataaacgttaCACCTGAAACAGCGCAGTGGATTctgcacaaaagctctaacaggatataTCCTGACATTACTTTGTCTGGTAGAGACtctgactcaaaactcaaaaggactgacaatgactcctctgtttcaccatgctccccaccgggtctgcgtcgcaccaaacggcaggcatcacaaacaccaggaattttCTAGttcaattgctccacctccacatTTAACGCTACcacagaaatcactcctttcaatggtgccctattcctaaCAGCAAAGGAAGAAACAGACCTTGACCCAAGTTCGTGACACGAAACGCCTTCTCCCTCTGGTCATAagtaacacaaacaaatatcataagtccactacaggttacctttaATTGATTTAGGCTTCTTCTTCTGGATTGGGTTGGCGGATCGCAGCTGACTTttaaggtgcatacaccgccacctactgtactggagagtGAGGCCAGTCACAGCCTAACTACATAAAATTATCTTCCTTAGTCCTGTTCCTCTAAGAAAGTGAAATAGAGCCCTAGACACCACTTCCCTCCCCCcactacacatttacatttacctcatttagcagacgctcttatccagagcgacctacaaattggtgcattcaccttatagccagtgggataaccactttacaatgtttttttttttttttttttggggggtaaggggggtagaatgattactttatcctatcccaggtattccttaaagaggtggggtttcaagtgtttctagaaggtggtgagtgactccgctgtcctggcgtcgtgagggagcttgttccaccattggggtgccagagcagcgaacagttttgactgggctgagcgggaactgtgcttccgcagaggtagtggagccagcaggccagaggtggatgaacgcaatgccctcgtttgggcgtagggactgatcagagcctgaaggtacggaggtgccgttcccctcacagctccgtaggcaagca from Coregonus clupeaformis isolate EN_2021a unplaced genomic scaffold, ASM2061545v1 scaf3645, whole genome shotgun sequence includes:
- the LOC121540915 gene encoding cap-specific mRNA (nucleoside-2'-O-)-methyltransferase 2-like — translated: MSWGRGARRKAGRQQPTDVEAFDPEVVAEVRELFNKVRTYVKPANGEWYIPDPSEALRHPAQEHVLLQTLKTSLNEVKNRLSDKDLEVWHQHTNSTNRAGKVIATVRAAANAEICTQAWCKFYEILGTFNLLPEEALESGELNTVHLCEAPGAFITALNHYLKTSEHTRYCDWSWAANTLNPYHEANGGGTTITDDRLIANTLPWWFFGSDNTGDIMSQRHLLELQGFVGNMRRIDVVTADGSFDCQGSPDEQEALVASLHYCEAAAALFLLGPGGSFVLKMFTMYEHSSVCLLYLLNCCFCSVSVFKPATSKAGNSEVYVVCLHYNGKEAVRPLLSKLIRHYGPDLAAREALFPSRLLPQSFLAQHEQACSYFHALQTGTIGENLRLFEGLNEKQKQRLEYIRDCTAQDYLQRFQVSSLPRAHWLSRNTVAPACCSVMGRRPLGQKNQMGSFNQRRELQALGWKERVGKGRYAAWVEGHCPEDTGAGCVLAGPLEECHMDTWFVVVGAALPAVRNSPFCDGGLLNHLNEALEQASLGSGMDGSAAWTLVPPCSSCPMVGTSSILSEVAALCDITPCNGEGNRKCLVFGRASWWGDCEEQAGGLVLEFCSEPSFPPTGRTTLHDGEPQYQRDLLDCVLLSLHRMGPGNALILPLLSAFTRVTAATVLCLHLSFRSVTFRCPSPPGAAGAVLVCVGFCPEAAARLLPHLSDLQERMGCLAREEEDTDSLPLGGQRQLLQFVPMEELLKGKLAEFLWTMNSAIARQRLHLLMQA